CACCTACGCTCGCCTCATCCCCCGCCTGGTGGCGGAGGAGGACTTCACCAAGGACGAGAAGACCAAGTCGGCGGCGCTCACCGAGGAGGGCATCTCCAAGATCGAGAGGTGGACGGGCCTCAAGAACGTCTACGACCTCGAGCACGCCGCCGACGCCCACCAGATCAACCAGGCGCTGCGCGCCCACGCGCTCTACCTGCGCGACCGCGAGTACATCGTCAAGGACGGCGAGGTGATCATCGTCGACGAGTTCACCGGCCGCACCATGCCGGGACGGCGCTGGTCGGACGGGCTCCACCAGGCCATCGAGGCGAAGGAGGGGGTGAAGGTCCAGCAGGAGAACATCACCCTGGCGACCATCACCTTCCAGAACTTCTTCCGGCTGTACCGCAAGCTGGCGGGGATGACCGGCACGGCGCTCACCGAGGCCGAGGAGTTCCACAAGATCTACTCGCTGGACGTGATCCCCATCCCCACCAACCGGCCGATGATCCGCAAGGACGAGTCCGACCTCATCTACAAGACCGAGGAGGGCAAGTTCAAGGCGGTCGCGGAGGAGATCGCGGAGCGCGCCGAGAAGGGGCAGCCGGTGCTGGTGGGCACCACCTCGATCGAGAAGAGCGAGCGGCTCTCGCACCTGCTGGAGAAGCGCGGCATCGTCCACAACGTGCTCAACGCCAAGCAGCACGAGCGGGAGGCGAGCATCGTCGCCGAGGCGGGCAAGGCGGGGGCGGTGACCATCGCCACCAACATGGCCGGCCGCGGCACCGACATCGTGCTCGGCGAGGGCGTGGCCGACGCCGGCGGGCTCTACATCATCGGCACCGAGCGGCACGAGTCGCGCCGCATCGACAACCAGCTGCGCGGCCGCTCCGGGCGCCAGGGCGACCCTGGCGAGACCCGCTTCTTCCTCTCGTTCGAGGACGACCTGATGCGCGTCTTCGGCGGTGACCGCATGCAGGGCCTGATGGACCGGCTGCGCATCGACGAGGACACGCCCATCGAGTCGCGGATGGTGACCCGCCAGATCGAGGGCGCCCAGTCGCGCGTCGAGGGCCAGAACTTCGACTCCAGGCGCCACGTCGTCGAGTACGACGACGTCATGAACAAGCAGCGCGAGGTCATCTACGGCGAGCGCCGGAAGATCCTCGAGGGCACCGACACCCGCACCAACCTGATGAGCATGATCGACCGGCTGGTCGCCGCCGAGGTGCCCACCTTCTGCGAGGGCCGCAACCGCGACGGCTGGGACCTCGAGGGGATGTGGGAGCGGTTCCGGCAGATCGCCCCGCTGCCGCCGGTGGACGAGGTCGACCTCGACAGCCTCGGCGACGGCGTCGAGGCGATCGCCGAGGCGGTCACCAACGAGCTGGTCGCCGGCTATGAGGAGAAGGAGACCCAGTACGGCGAGGACACGATGCGCTACGTCGAGCAGCGCGTGATGCTCGAGGTGATCGACCAGAAGTGGCGCGCCTACCTCACCCAGATGGATCATCTTCGCGAGGGCGTGGGCCTGGTCGGCTACGGCCAGAAGGACCCGCTGATGGAGTACAAGAGCCAGGCCTTCGAGGCCTTCGGCGAGCTCACCGAGGAGATCCAGCGCGACATCGTGCGCCTCCTCATGCACGTGCAGATCCAGCTCCAGGCGCCTCCCGTGCCGGCGCCGGACCAGCCCACCGACGGTCCCCCCGACGCCGCCGGCAGCGAGGACGCGGACGCGGAGGAGCCGTCACCGGAGGCCGACGCCGGCGACGACGTCCCGCCCGCCGCCCGCCCCGCCGCCGCCCAGGCGAGCGCCGGACTGGCCCGGGCCGCGGCCCGCGCCCGCGCCACCCCGGGGGCCGCCCCGGCCGCGGCCGCCGCAGCCGGCGGCGCCGTGATCGCCGCCCCCACCCCGCGGGTGCGCAACGTCGTGGAGAGCTCGTCGGAGGGCAGCCGGCAGGTCTCGGGGTCGGCGACGCCGGGCAACGGCGGCGGTGCCGACGCCCACGGCAAGGTGGGCCGCAACGACCCCTGCCCGTGCAACAGCGGCCTCAAGTACAAGCGCTGCCACGGACGCTACGAGTAGCCCCACCCTCCCCTCGATCAGCGCGGTCACCGTGGCCACCCACGACATGGCCGCGGCGGTCCGCTTCTACCGCCTGCTCGGCCTCGAGGTCGCCCACGGCGGGGAGGCCGCGGGGTTCACCTCGCTGCGGCTCGCGGACGGACGGTTTCTCAACCTCATCCTCCAACCCCCGGAGCGGCGATGGTCGTGGTGGGGGCGCCTGATCCTCCACGTCGACGACGTCGACGCCGTCCACCGCCGGGTGGTCGCCGCCGGCCTCCATCCCGAGGCGCCGCCGCGCGACGCCGAGTGGGGCGAGCGCTACTTCCACCTGCTGGATCCCGACGGGCACGAGGTGAGCATCGCGCGGCCGCTTCGGTGAGGGATGCGCGGCCGCTCCTCCTCCTCGACGTCGACGGCGTGCTCCTGCCCTTCCCCGACCGGCGCCCCGGCTTCGACGGAGTGGGCCTCGAGGGCGCTCCGCACGGCTTCCACGCCAACCACGGCGTCTGGCTGGGCGAGCTGGCTCAGCGCTACGAGCTGGCCTGGTGCACGATGTGGGGAGAGCGCGCCAACCTCGACATCTGCCCCCGCCTGGGGATGCCGCCGCTGCCGGTGATCGAGCTCTGGGACGAGGAGCACGGCCTCGACCGGTGGAAGCTGCCGGGCGTGGAGCGGTTCGCCGGCGGGCGGCCGCTCGCCTGGGTCGACGACTCCTTCGACGCCTCCACCCGCGCCTGGGCGCGGGCGCGGCCGGCGCCGACCCTGCTGCTGGGAGTGGCCCCGCGCACCGGCCTGAGCCGGCGCCACGTCCGCCGGCTGGCGGCCTTCGCCCGGACGGTGGCGTCGTCGTACGATTGATCGATGAGCGAGCTGACCTCCCGAGCCGAAGACCTGTACCTCAAGGTGACCCAGCTCCGGGAGCATCTTTGACCTCGAGGGCAGGCGGACACGGCTCGCCGAGCTCGACACGGAGCTCGCCGACCCCTCGCTCTGGGACGATCCACGCCGCGCCGGGACGCTGAGCCAGGAGGCCTCGCGGCTCCGCGACGAGCTCGGCGGCTGGGAGCGTCTCGACCGCACCGCCCGCGACGCCCGCGACCTCGCCGGCCTGCTCGACACCGAGCCCGACGATGCGGTCGCGGCCGACCTCCGGAGCGAGCTCGACGCGATGGAGAAGGAGCTGTCCACCCGCGAGGTGGCGATGCTCTTCACCGACCCGTACAGCGACCACGCGGCGCTGATCAGCGTGCACGCGGGGGCCGGGGGCGTCGACTCCCAGGACTGGGCGGAGATGCTGGTGCGCATGTACCTCCGCTGGGCCGAGGAGCACAAGTTCGCGGCCGAGTTCATCGAGGAGTCGGTGGGGGAGGAGGCGGGGATCAGGTCGGCGACCATCCGGATCGCGGGCGACCGCACCTTCGGCCGGATGCGCGCCGAGCGCGGCGTCCACCGGCTGGTGCGGCTGAGCCCGTTCGACTCGGCGCACCGCCGCCAGACCTCCTTCGCCCTGGTCGAGGTGAGCCCCGAGATCGAGGACGACGTCAGCGTGGAGATCGACCCCGAGGACGTCCGCGTCGACGTCTTCCGGAGCAGCGGCGCCGGCGGCCAGCACGTCAACAAGACGTCGTCGGCGGTGCGGCTCACCCACCTCCCCACCAACACCGTGGTCACCTGCCAGAACGAGCGCTCTCAGCAGCAGAACCGCGACGTCGCCTGGCGGATCCTCCGCTCCCGGCTGCTCACCCTTCAGCAGGCGGCCCACGCCGAGCACCTCGCCGAGCTCAAGGGCGACTCGCTGCCCGCGGAGTGGGGCAGCCAGATCCGGTCCTACGTGCTGCAGCCCTACACGATGGTCAAGGACCACCGCACCGGGGTCGAGGTGGGCAACGCCCAGGCGGTGCTCGACGGCGCGATCGACCCGTTCATCGAGGGGTACCTGCGCTGGTCGGCGAAGGAGCAGAACGGGGGCTCGCCGAACGGCGCCTGAGACCGGGCCCTCCGCGGCCCCGGTACCCCGGCTATACTCCGTCCGATTCCCGTCCCGGGCCCAAATCCGCTCGACGCCACCGTGCGAGCCCGCCGGGAACCTCGGGTGGGTGGCCGGCCGGCCACTCGGGGGGAGCCCTGCCGGAGCCGAATCGGAGCGTACCCAGTGCACGCACCGACGACGGTGTCGCCGTCCCGCGACGACGGGGACCGGTCCCGTGACCCGGTCCCCTGGGGGGCCATCCGGCAGCCGGAGAACCTGGACGCCAGCGTTCCCGGGGTCGCCCGTGGCCATGTCGCGCTCGCCGCCGACCCCGCCCTGCGCCCGATCATCAGCTTCCACGGGGTCAACAAGACCTACCCCAACGGGACCGTGGCGCTGCGTGACATCAACCTCGGCATCAACGAGCGCGACTTCGTCTTCCTGGTGGGGGCGAGCGGTGCCGGCAAGTCGACGCTGGTACGGCTGCTCATCCGCGAGGAGGCGGCGAGCAGCGGGCGCATCTTCGTCAACGGCACCGAGCTCACCAACCTGCCCAGGCGCCGCCTGCCCCGGCTCCGCCGCGGCATCGGCATCGTCTTCCAGGACTACAAGCTCCTGCCCCGGCAGACGGTGGCGCAGAACGTCGCCTTCGCCCTCCAGGTCACCCACCCCGGCCAGCGCCACCTCAAGGCGAAGGTCGAGGAGGCGCTCTGGATCGTCGGCCTCGAGGACAAGATCAGCAAGTTCCCCGAGGAGCTCAGCGGCGGCGAGCAGCAGCGCGTGGCCATCGCCCGCGCCCTCGTCCACAAGCCGCGCATCTTCCTCGCCGACGAGCCCACCGGGAACCTCGACCCCGACACCTCCTGGGGCATCGTGCAGCTGCTGTTGCAGATCAACCACCGCGGCACCACCGTGGTGATGGCCACCCACAACCGCGAGGTCGTCGACCTGGTGCGCCGCCGGGTCATCGCCATCGAGGGCGGACGGGTGGTGCGCGACGAGCAGGAGGGTCAGTACCTCAAGGACGGCGAGGCGACGATCGGATGATCGGCCTGGTCAACAGCCTGCGCTTCGCCCTGGTCAGCGCCGGCCAGAACTTCTATCGCAACCTGGCGGTGTCGCTGGCGGCGGTGTTCACCATGGCGCTGATCCTGCTCATGGTCGGGATCACCCAGCTCGGCACCCACATGCTCGACCAGGTGCTCACCACCGAGCAGGCGCGGGCGAGCAACATCAAGGTCTACCTCGAGGACGGGGTGTCGCTGGCGTCGATCGAGAACCTGCGCCGCCACCTCGCCGCCGACCCCCGGGTGGCCGGCGTCCACTTCGAGAGCAAGGACGACGCCGCCCGGGAGGCGGCCTCGCAGAAGGAGCTCGGCGACTCGCTCAAGGTGCTCGGCAGCAACCCGCTGCCGGCCTCGCTGAACCTCGACCTCCACCGCCTCGGCGACCTGCCCGCCATCGACCGGATGGTTCGGCTCAACGCGGTCGTGGCCCACGACACCCACCCCACCGACTACAACCCCGACGTCATCCACAAGCTGCAGGGCCTGATCGTGGCGCTGCAGCTGATCGCCCTGGTGATCGGCATCGTGCTCGCGGTGATCAGCGTCGTGATCATCATGAACACCATCCGCACCGCGGTGTACGTCCGCCGACGAGAGATCGAGATCATGAAGCTGGTGGGCGCCACCGACTGGTTCGTGCGCGTGCCCTTCATCCTCGAGGGGGTCTTCGGCGGGGTGCTCGCCGCCCTGGTCGCCGGGGCGGTGATCAGCGCCCTGTACAAGCCGGCGGTGACCAACCTGCGCTCCACCCTGTTCATCTTCCCGCTGACGTACGACGGCCCCTACCTGGGGGTCCTCATCGTCCTGCTGCTCGCCGCCGGCGTCGGTCTCGGCGCCTTCGGCAGCTACCTGGGGGTCCGCCGCTTCCTCACCGCCTGAGCAAACGTCCCCGCCCACGTCCCACCACACCACGGCTCTTCCGCCAGGAGAGATCCCCGCCATGCCCCAGCCGACTCCGCGGCGACGCGGCCTCCGCGCCGCCACCGTCTGCCTGCTCGTCGCCGTGCCCTCCCTGCTGCTGGGCGCAACCCCGAGCCACGCCGACCAGATCAGCGACAAGCAGCACCAGCGCGACCAGGTCGGAGGCCTCATCGGCAGGCTCCAGGGGAACATCGCCGTCCTCCGCACCCGGGAGGGGCAGCTGCGCGCGGTCATCGCCCGGCTCGACGGCCAGATCGCCACCCAGCAGCAGGCGGTGGCCACCGCCCAGGCCACCCTGACACGGCTCGCCGCCGACCTGGTCGCCGCCCAGCAGAAGCTCCAGGACGCCCGCGACCGGCTCGCCGCCGATCGCGAGATCCTCGCCCGCGAGGTGGTGGCGATCTACAAGATGGGCACCAACACCGCGATCAACAACCTGCTGAGCAGCGAGAACTTCGCCCAGTTCTGGCAGCGCTACATCAACGTGCGGCGGGTGGCCGGCGGCCAGCACGACGTGGTCGCGAAGGTGCACCGGGAGGCCGACGCGGTCGACGCGCTGGTGACCCGGATCAGCACCGACAAGGCCACCCAGACCCAGGTCACCAACGACCTCAGCAGCCAGGAGCGGCAGCTGGAGGCGGGCCGGTCGCAGCGGACCGCGGAGCAGGCGGCGCTCGCCGTCGTCGAGGCCGACGACCAGCGGCAGCTCGCCCTCGCCGAGCAGAGCGCCCGCGAGCTCGAGGCCCAGATCAGCGCCCTCAAGCGGGCCCAGGAGGAGGCCAAGCGCCGCGCCGGCGGCAGCGGGCGCTTCCTCTGGCCGCTCACCGGCGAGATCACCCAGGGCTTCGGCTGCACCCCCTACCCGTTCGAGCCGTACGACCCCAGCTGCCCGGGACGCCACTTCCACAGCGGCCTCGACATCGCCACCGTCTACGGCACCCCGGTGGCCGCCACCGACAGCGGCGTCGCCTACGACTTCCCCAGCTCGTACGGCTACGGGAACCACGTGATCCTCGTCCACGGCAACGGCTGGGTCTCGATCTACGGGCATCTCAGCCGCTTCGCGGTCGGCAACGGCGACGCCGTCCACGCCGGCCAGGTGATCGGCTACGAGGGCAGCAGCGGCAACTCCACCGGCCCCCACCTTCACTTTGAAATCCGCTTCAACGACGTCCCCCGCAATCCCCTACAGTACCTGCCGTGATCCCGACGCCCCCACCGGGAGGCGCACCGACCGGTTCTGCGGGCTCGGGCCCGAGCCTGCCCCAGCCGCCGATGAGCTGGGGACCGGTGTCGCCGTCCTCACAACGCGGTGCCCCGCCACCCCCGCCACAGCGCCGGCTGCCCGCCGTGCTGATGGTGCTGAGCGTGCTGGTCGGCTGCTATCTGACCGGGCTGGCGGTGAACAACCTCTCCGGCACCCGCGCCGCCGGGGTGCTCGACGTGGTCTTCCCCCACGTCGGCCACAACCGCGTCAACACCGCCAGCATCAACAGCGCCTGGGACGTCATCCAGCAGCAGTACGTCATCCGCGACGTCGGCGCCACGGTGGGCACCCAGGGCGCCGAGAGCGGGCTGATCGAGGGGCTGCGCGCCAGGTACAACGACCGCTTCTCGGCCTTCTACACCGCCGACCAGTACGCCACCCTGAAGCGCGACCTGAGCGGCCGCCGCAACGGCAGCATCGGCATCACCCTGGAGGCGCGGTGTGACGGCGCCACCCTCTGCCCTCCCGGCGCCACCCCGACGGTGGTGGCCATCGAGGACGTGCTCAGGAACCAGCCGGCCGACCGCGCCGGACTGCGCAACGGCGACATCATCGTGGCGGTGGCGGGCACCCCGATCGCCGGCCTCGGCGCGGACGCCACCACCCGGCTGGCGAAGGTCGGTCCGCTGATCCGCGGCCCCGCCGGCACCCCGGTCACCATGGTGGTCCAGCGCGGCACCCAGCAGATCACCGTCACCGTGACCCGCGCCGACCTGCAGATCGCCTCCGCCTACGCCCAGAAGCTGGGGACGGTGCTCTACCTGCAGATCACCGCCTTCGACGAGAACACCGGGGAGATGCTCCGCACCCTGCTCCAGGGCGGCCTCAAGGGCGGGGTCAGCGGCATCGTGCTCGACCTGCGGCACAATCCCGGTGGGCTGGTGACCGAGGCCCAGTCCAGCGCCAGCGAGTTCCTCACCCCGAAGCCCGGGGTGGAGGAGGACGTGCTGGTCCGCCGCGGCCGCCTCGCCCCCGACGGCAACCCCACGAGCGCCGAGAACGTGCAGCGTGACCGGATCGAGTCCGGCGGACTGGCGCCCACCCAGCCGCTCGCCGTGCTGATCGACGGCAGCAGCGCCAGTGCGGCGGAGATCGTCGCCGCCGCCCTCCACGACTACCACCGGGGCACCCTGGTCGGCCAGAAGTCGTTCGGCAAGGGCTCGGTGCAGCAGGACTTCGGGCTCCCCGACGGCGCCGACCTCCACCTCACCGTCGAGAAGTGGTTCGGACCCGGCGGCGAGACCATCGACGGCACCGGGATCACCCCCGACATCAGCGCCGCCCTCCCCGACGACGACCACCGCTTCCACCTCGAGGCGCAGTCGCCGCCGCCCAGCGCCGACTCCCAGCTCCAGGCGGCGCTGGCCGCGCTGACCGGCACCAAGGCGGCCTGAGGTGGCCGAGCGGTACGACGTCGCGATCATCGGGGGTGGGTCGGGTGGCTACGTGGGCGCGATCCGTGCCAGCCAGCTGGGGCTGCGCACCGTGCTGGTGGAGAGCGACAAGGTGGGCGGCACCTGCCTCCACCGCGGTTGCATCCCCACCAAGGCGCTGCTCCAGACCGCGGCACTGCTCGACTCCGCCCGCTCCTCGGCCCGGCTGGGGGTCCGCATCGCCGACGTCGCGCTCGACTGGCCGGCGGCGGCGCGCAACCGCGACCAGGTGGTCGGCCGGCTGCACCAGGGGGTGCAGGGGCTGCTGCGCAAGAACAGGGTGACGGTGCTGGCGGGCCGGGGGCGCCTGCTCGGCCCCGGCCGGGTCGGGGTCTCCGCGACCGGCGGGGAGGAGACCGAGGTCGAGGCCGGGGCGGTGATCCTCGCCACCGGCTCGCGGGTGCGCAGCCTGCCCGGGCTCGACCTCGACGGCCGCACCGTGATCAGCAGCGACGACGCCCTGGTGCTCGACCACGTGCCCGCGTCGGTGATCGTGCTCGGCGCCGGCGCGGTCGGGGTCGAGTTCGCATCGATGTTCCGCAGCATGGACGCCCAGGTCACCGTCGTCGAGGTCGCCGACCGGCTGGTGCCGCTCGAGGACGAGGCGATCGGCCCCGAGCTGCAGCGCGCCTTCGAGCGCCGCGGCATCCGCTGCCTGGCCGGCGCCCGCCTCGACCCCGCGTCGGTGCGGCGCGACGGCGGCGGGGTCTCGGTCAACGTGAGCGGCCCCGCCGGCGAGGAGCGCCTCGAGGCCGAGGTGCTGCTGGTGGCGGTGGGCCGCCAGGCGAACCTCGAGGAGCTGGGCATCGAGGGCACCGCCATCGCCGTCGACCGGGGCGTGGTGCGGGTCGGCCCCACCCTGGCCACCGCCGAGCCCGGGGTCTACGCCGTCGGCGACATGGTCGGCGGCTTCCAGCTCGCCCACAAGGCGATGCACGAGGGGGTGATCGCCGCCGAGGCGATCGCCGGCCGCGACCCCCACCCGCTGCAGCCGCGGCTGGTCCCCCGCACCACCTACTGCACCCCGCAGATCGGGTCGCTGGGGCTGGGCGAGGCCGAGGCCCGGGCCGCCGGCCACGACGTCCGCACCGGCGTCTTCCCCTTCCGCGGCAACGGCCGGGCCCTGATCTGGGGCGAGGCGGACGGCTTCTGCAAGGTGGTCGCGGACGCCGCCACCAACGACGTCCTCGGCGTCCACCTCATCGGCCACGAGGTCACCGAGCTGATCGCCGGCCCGGCGCTCGGCGCCCTCCTCGAGGTCACCCCCCTCGAGCTGTCCCGGGCGATCGCCCCCCACCCCACCCTGAGCGAGGTGCTCGGCGAGGCGGCCCTCGCGCTGAGCGGCGAGGCGATCCACCTCTGACGGCGGTGTGACGGCCCCGTGCGATACCGCACGGTGATGTGACCCCGGGGCGGCGGGCGACTGGGTAGGTTGTGAGCGTGTCCAGTCTCTCCGGCGTCCCCCGCCGCAGCATGGCGGCACGGGGGGTGGCGGATTTGGGCGCGGCGGCCCGTACCGTCCCGTCCCGTCTGCTGATGTCGGTGCGCGCTGCCGCCGCCACCTGGTCGCTGGTCGCCGTGATGCTGGCGGTCTGGGGCGTGGAGCGGGCGGTCGAGGGGCAGATGCACGGCGGCCGGCCGATCGGGCTCCTCTCGCTGGGCGCGCTGCCGAACTTCAGCGTCGTGGGCCGGGGTGGCAGCACCGACTGGTGGCGGTACGTCAGCAGCGCCCTGCTCCACCAGAGCCCGCTCCACCTCGCCGGCAACGTCACCGGCGTGCTCGTGGTCGGCACCCTGGTCGAGCGCCTCTACGGCCCCCTGGTGACGGTGGCGACCTTCACCCTCACCGCGGTCGCCGCCGGAGCCCTCTGGGTCGCCGCGGGCGGTGCCGGGCTGATTCCGCTGGGCACCTACACGGTGGGCGCCTCCGGCGGGCTCTGCGGCCTCATCGGCCTGCTGGTGATGTACGGGCGCCGCCCCCACCCGGGGGGCGGCCGCAGCCAGCCCACCGCCGCGCGGATCCGGGCGCTGGCGGCGACCGGCCTGGTGCTCCTCAGCGGCGCGGCGCTCCCCGGGGTGACCAACCTGGCCCACGCCGCGGGGCTCTCCTGCGGCCTGCTGCTCGGTGCCCAGGTGCCACCGTTGCCGGGCCACGGCGGCCGCCGCCTCCGCCCCGTCGAGCGTGCGGTGCTCGTGGTGGTGCTGGCGGTGGCGGTGCTGGCGCTGGTCATCGCCGGCGTCCACCTCGGCGGCCGCCTGCTGGAGCCCCGGTAGGTCTCAGCCGCAGCTGGTCAGGGTCAGGATGTCCGGCGTCTCGGAGAGGGTCACCCCCGAGGCCCGGGCGGCGTGGGCGGCGAGCACCCGCCGCAGCAGCGCGTGATCGGCCCCGGGGGCGGCGGCGAGGGCGACCCGCATGCAGGCGGTCGCCCCGCTGGTCCAGGCCACATCGGCGTCCCCGTGCCAGGCCGCCGCGGCGACCTCGGCGTCGGCGGTGGTGATCGCGCCGGTGGCGGCGGCATGGTCGAGCAGCAGGCGCAGGCCGAGCTCGCCGAGCACCCCACGGTCGAACACCGGACCGGCCGGCGCTGGGGTGGCGAGGTGCACGGCGGGCGCGGTGCCGCCGAGGAAGCGCTGCGGCTCGAGGATCTCGGCGCTGGTGGTCGGCGGGGTGCGGAAGGCGGCGTCGACCCCCGCCTGGCCGCGCACCGCGGCGAGGGCGCGGACGAAGGTCGCGCCGGCGCCGTAGGGGAAGCGGAGGATGGCGGCGAGCGGCGCCGGGGTCTCACCCCGCACCCCGGTGGCCGCGTCCCGCTCGAGCAGGGCGCGGGTCCGCTGGGAGGCGGGGAGCGAGGCGAGGTACTCGTCCTCGATGCGCACCGCGTCGCCCTCGACGAGCGCCGCGAACGCCTGGGCGCGCTCGTCGGTGACGCCGTCGAGCTGGGGGCGGTCGACGCCGAACCACTGGTCCTGGAGGGCGTGGGTCAGCTCGTGGACCAGCACCTCGCGGACGAAGGGGGTGGCGGCGCTGCCGCGCACCAACAGGGTCCGGGAGGCGTGCTCGTAGAGGCCGACCAGGCCCTCCGCCTGGGAGCGGCGGGCGGCGGCGGCGAGGTCGACGCTGCGGGGCACCAGCTGCAGCGCGTGGATGTCGGAGGCGAGGGTGGGATCGATGCCGCCGCCGCCGGCGCGGGCCCGGAAGGCGGCGTCGTCGAGCAGGAGCACCCGCACCGGGGTGGTGAAGCGCAGCCCGCGGTGTGTCTCGACGAAGCGCTCGGCGTCGGGCACGAAGGCCTCGAGGCTGGGCGGGTCGGCGGGCGTGGGCACCGCCGTGGGCGACGCTGCGGCGGTCGCCGGGGCGGGGGCCGCCACCGCCGGGGCGCTCGGGGCGGAGCTGCACCCCGCCGCGGTCAGGGCGGTGGCGACGGCCACCGCCGCGAGGGTTCGAGCGCTACGCGGCAAGATCTCGCAGGATGGCGGCGAGCGACGGGCGGCGCAGCCGGCGGAGCGCGGTGGTCTCGATCTGCCGGGCGCGCTCCCGGGTGACGCCGAGGCGGCGGCCCACCTCCTCGAGGGTGCGCTGGTGGTCGTCGACCAGGCCGA
The genomic region above belongs to Candidatus Dormiibacterota bacterium and contains:
- a CDS encoding preprotein translocase subunit SecA, which translates into the protein MSRLTRILGDPIKKDVRRAGSTVDTINALEEQFEALSDEELRAKSAEFRERLGVEGPDLSLGQPVTVGITGDEDEEDEGAEEDRREIEMAERERDRILDEILPEAFACVREASRRVLGMRHFDVQLIGGMVLHQGKISEMRTGEGKTLVATLPLYLNALLGRGAHLVTVNDYLARRDAGWNGPLYHALGMTVGVIAHEMSLIYDPEYHDDSHFDPRLRNLRPCSRREAYATDITYATNNELGFDYLRDNMAVTVEQCVQRRLWYAIVDEVDSILVDEARTPLIISGEADEPTEKYYTYARLIPRLVAEEDFTKDEKTKSAALTEEGISKIERWTGLKNVYDLEHAADAHQINQALRAHALYLRDREYIVKDGEVIIVDEFTGRTMPGRRWSDGLHQAIEAKEGVKVQQENITLATITFQNFFRLYRKLAGMTGTALTEAEEFHKIYSLDVIPIPTNRPMIRKDESDLIYKTEEGKFKAVAEEIAERAEKGQPVLVGTTSIEKSERLSHLLEKRGIVHNVLNAKQHEREASIVAEAGKAGAVTIATNMAGRGTDIVLGEGVADAGGLYIIGTERHESRRIDNQLRGRSGRQGDPGETRFFLSFEDDLMRVFGGDRMQGLMDRLRIDEDTPIESRMVTRQIEGAQSRVEGQNFDSRRHVVEYDDVMNKQREVIYGERRKILEGTDTRTNLMSMIDRLVAAEVPTFCEGRNRDGWDLEGMWERFRQIAPLPPVDEVDLDSLGDGVEAIAEAVTNELVAGYEEKETQYGEDTMRYVEQRVMLEVIDQKWRAYLTQMDHLREGVGLVGYGQKDPLMEYKSQAFEAFGELTEEIQRDIVRLLMHVQIQLQAPPVPAPDQPTDGPPDAAGSEDADAEEPSPEADAGDDVPPAARPAAAQASAGLARAAARARATPGAAPAAAAAAGGAVIAAPTPRVRNVVESSSEGSRQVSGSATPGNGGGADAHGKVGRNDPCPCNSGLKYKRCHGRYE
- a CDS encoding VOC family protein, with product MSAVTVATHDMAAAVRFYRLLGLEVAHGGEAAGFTSLRLADGRFLNLILQPPERRWSWWGRLILHVDDVDAVHRRVVAAGLHPEAPPRDAEWGERYFHLLDPDGHEVSIARPLR
- the prfB gene encoding peptide chain release factor 2 (programmed frameshift); the protein is MSELTSRAEDLYLKVTQLREHLDLEGRRTRLAELDTELADPSLWDDPRRAGTLSQEASRLRDELGGWERLDRTARDARDLAGLLDTEPDDAVAADLRSELDAMEKELSTREVAMLFTDPYSDHAALISVHAGAGGVDSQDWAEMLVRMYLRWAEEHKFAAEFIEESVGEEAGIRSATIRIAGDRTFGRMRAERGVHRLVRLSPFDSAHRRQTSFALVEVSPEIEDDVSVEIDPEDVRVDVFRSSGAGGQHVNKTSSAVRLTHLPTNTVVTCQNERSQQQNRDVAWRILRSRLLTLQQAAHAEHLAELKGDSLPAEWGSQIRSYVLQPYTMVKDHRTGVEVGNAQAVLDGAIDPFIEGYLRWSAKEQNGGSPNGA
- the ftsE gene encoding cell division ATP-binding protein FtsE; this encodes MISFHGVNKTYPNGTVALRDINLGINERDFVFLVGASGAGKSTLVRLLIREEAASSGRIFVNGTELTNLPRRRLPRLRRGIGIVFQDYKLLPRQTVAQNVAFALQVTHPGQRHLKAKVEEALWIVGLEDKISKFPEELSGGEQQRVAIARALVHKPRIFLADEPTGNLDPDTSWGIVQLLLQINHRGTTVVMATHNREVVDLVRRRVIAIEGGRVVRDEQEGQYLKDGEATIG
- a CDS encoding permease-like cell division protein FtsX, translated to MIGLVNSLRFALVSAGQNFYRNLAVSLAAVFTMALILLMVGITQLGTHMLDQVLTTEQARASNIKVYLEDGVSLASIENLRRHLAADPRVAGVHFESKDDAAREAASQKELGDSLKVLGSNPLPASLNLDLHRLGDLPAIDRMVRLNAVVAHDTHPTDYNPDVIHKLQGLIVALQLIALVIGIVLAVISVVIIMNTIRTAVYVRRREIEIMKLVGATDWFVRVPFILEGVFGGVLAALVAGAVISALYKPAVTNLRSTLFIFPLTYDGPYLGVLIVLLLAAGVGLGAFGSYLGVRRFLTA
- a CDS encoding peptidoglycan DD-metalloendopeptidase family protein, which translates into the protein MPQPTPRRRGLRAATVCLLVAVPSLLLGATPSHADQISDKQHQRDQVGGLIGRLQGNIAVLRTREGQLRAVIARLDGQIATQQQAVATAQATLTRLAADLVAAQQKLQDARDRLAADREILAREVVAIYKMGTNTAINNLLSSENFAQFWQRYINVRRVAGGQHDVVAKVHREADAVDALVTRISTDKATQTQVTNDLSSQERQLEAGRSQRTAEQAALAVVEADDQRQLALAEQSARELEAQISALKRAQEEAKRRAGGSGRFLWPLTGEITQGFGCTPYPFEPYDPSCPGRHFHSGLDIATVYGTPVAATDSGVAYDFPSSYGYGNHVILVHGNGWVSIYGHLSRFAVGNGDAVHAGQVIGYEGSSGNSTGPHLHFEIRFNDVPRNPLQYLP
- a CDS encoding S41 family peptidase — translated: MSWGPVSPSSQRGAPPPPPQRRLPAVLMVLSVLVGCYLTGLAVNNLSGTRAAGVLDVVFPHVGHNRVNTASINSAWDVIQQQYVIRDVGATVGTQGAESGLIEGLRARYNDRFSAFYTADQYATLKRDLSGRRNGSIGITLEARCDGATLCPPGATPTVVAIEDVLRNQPADRAGLRNGDIIVAVAGTPIAGLGADATTRLAKVGPLIRGPAGTPVTMVVQRGTQQITVTVTRADLQIASAYAQKLGTVLYLQITAFDENTGEMLRTLLQGGLKGGVSGIVLDLRHNPGGLVTEAQSSASEFLTPKPGVEEDVLVRRGRLAPDGNPTSAENVQRDRIESGGLAPTQPLAVLIDGSSASAAEIVAAALHDYHRGTLVGQKSFGKGSVQQDFGLPDGADLHLTVEKWFGPGGETIDGTGITPDISAALPDDDHRFHLEAQSPPPSADSQLQAALAALTGTKAA